The DNA segment CGCGCCCCGGTGGCGGTCAGCTCCGAACCCGTGGCCTCGCGGAGGGCGTCGAGGAGGTGCACCAGGTTGTGGCCGGAGAGCAGGACGTCCTGCATCCCGCCGTCCGCCTTGGCGATACGGCCCGGCGGCAGATTGGGGTTCGCGGTGAAGTGGGCCGCCCTGGTCGCGGTGGGGCCGACCCGGTCGTACGGGTCGCGGGTGCTCTGTGTCCAGCCGGGCTCCCACACCCCGAACGCCGTCCGGGCCAGGAAGGTCCAGGTGTCCTCGTGGCAGCGCAGGGTGAGGTACGAGACGCCGGCCGCGCGCCGGAGCGTGGCGTTGTGCTGTTCGAGGGCGACCCGGTTGGCGGCGAGGGCCGCGTGCAGGATCGCCCGGTCCTCCTCCCGCCAGCGCCGCTCCTGCTCACCTCGCTGCGCCCTCAACTCCCGTCTGAGCTGCTGGTTCCTCGTGTACTGCTCGACGAACGTCCTGAACAACGACTTGAACATGGGGCGCCTGCTGGGGTTGGGCCGGACATCCTGGGGTTGCAGCGACCCAACGACGTTCATCGGATATTGGTCACGCGGACCGGCTTCTTCCGGACAGACGGGCCGGGTCTTCCGGGTTGTCTGAAAGTGCGTCAATTCACTTCGGGGAAAGTGCCGTTGACGTCGAAGGGGTTCCCGGGGCCGGCGCGGAGGAGCCACTGTGGAATTCCTGTGGCGGACTGCCTTACGTGTGAGTAGAGCATTAGGGTCTGCCGTATGAACGCACGGCTGGCCCTGCTCAGCACGGTGGATCCGGGTGTCGCGGAGAGCGAGATCTTCCGGCTGGCGCTCCAGCACGCGGTCGGTGAACTCGGCGCCCTCGGCGGGATGATCCATCTGCGGGGCCCCATGTCGGCCCTGCGTCTGGTGTCGGTCACCGGTCTGCCGCCCGCCCTCACCCGCCCCTGGGAGATCATCGACCAGGAGGGTCCGCTGCCCCCGGCCCGCGCCCTGCACCAGGGCAGCGGGGTGTGGTCGCCGCTCGGCTCCATGGCCATCGCCTGGCCCGGCACCGGACTCGCCGCGCTGCCGGTGTCCGGCCGTGACCGCCCGGTCGGCGCGCTCACCGTCCTCACCGGCGACCGGGGCGAACCCACCGGCCTGCAGTGGGACTTCCTGCGGGCCGTCGTCGACTGGACCGAGGACCGGATGGCGCAGGCACCCCCGCCGTCCGGCCCCGCGCAGGGCGAGCCGGGCGCGGAGCGGCTGCGGCAGGCGCTGAAGGAGGTCAGCGTCGGCTCCTGGGACTGGGACATCCGCACCGGCGACCTGATCTGGGACGAGGCCGCCCTGGAGCTGTACGGCACCACCCCGGCCGAGTTCACCGGCAAGATCGAGAACTGGATGCGGATCGTCCACCCCGACGATCTCGCGCCCACCCTGGCCGCGGCGGAACGGGCCATCCGCGACCACGGTGTGTACGAGGCGGAGTACCGGGTCCGGCGCCTCGACGGCACCTGGGGCTGGACCCGGGCCCGCGGCCGGGCCAGCTACGACGAGCACGGCGACCCGCGGCGGATGGTCGGCGTCGGCTGGGAGAGCAACGAGTCGCGGTCCGCGCGGGACGCCCTCAGCCGGGCCCTGCGGCACATGAGCGACGGCTTCCTCGCCGTCGACGACGACTGGCGGATCACCTTCGCCAACCTGGAGGCGGAACGTACCCTCGGGCTCTCCGAGGAGGAGCTGTTCGGGCAGTTGCTGTGGGACCTGCCGTCCGTGCGCGAGACGCCCTGTCTGGAGACCCGCTGCCGGGAGGCCGCCGCCGAGGAGAGACCCTCCGGGTTCGACGTCCATGTGCCGGACGGCGACCGCGTCTACCACCTGCGGCTGGTGCCCGGTCCGGACGGCCGCACCATCTACTTCACCGACGTCACCGAGCGACGGCGGCACGAGGAGGAACGCCTGGAGGCCGAACGCGCCGCCTCCGAACGGGCCCACCGCATCGCCGCGCTGACCGCCGCGCTCGCCAAGGCCACCACCTCCCAGGACGTCGTCGACGCGGTCGCCCTGCGGGTGCTGCCGCCGTTCGGCGCGAGCGGCCTGCTCGTCCAGGCCGTCGAGCACGGCCGGCTGCACAACGTCGGCGCCGTCGGCTACTCGCCCGAGTTCATCGACCTCGTCAACCACCGCCCGAGGACGCCGTACGGCCCCGCCTGGGACGCCATCAACACCGGCGCCCCGATCTTCATCTCCTCGCCCGAGGAGTACGCCGCCTACGTCCCCCAGCACGCCGACCTGCCCGCACGGGCGGGCAAGCGGTCCTGGGCGTTCCTGCCGCTGACCGCGTCCGACCACACCTTCGGTGTCTGCGTCGTCTCCTTCGACCGGCCGCGCCGCCTCACCGACGAGGAACGCACCCTCCTCACCGCGATCAGCGCGCTCCTCGCCCAGTCCCTGGAACGCGCCCGGCTCTACGACCTCGAACACACCCGGTCCCGCGAACTCCAACGCGCCCTGCTCCCGCAGGACCTGCCCGTCCTCGCCGCCTGCGAGTCCGCCGCCCGCTATCTCCCGGCCGGGCAGGGCATGGACGTCGGCGGCGACTGGTACGACGTCATCCCGCTCTCCAGCGGACAGGTCGCCCTGGTCGTCGGCGACGTCATGGGCCACGGCCTGTCCGAGGCCGCCACCATGGGCCGGCTGCGCACCGCCGTGCACACCCTCGCCGACCTCGAACTGCCGCCCGACGAGATCATGAGCCACCTCAACGACATCGTCGGCTCCCTGGGCGAGGACAGTTACGTCACCTGTCTGTACGCCCTCTACGACTCCACCACCCGGGTCTGCTCCATCGCCCGCGCCGGGCATCCGCCACCGGCCCTGGTCCTGCCCGACGGGACCGTGCGCTTCCCGGAGTGGACCGCCGACCCGCCGCTCGGCGCGGCCGAGCCGCCGTTCGAGACGGTCGAGCTGAGCGTGCCCGAGGGCAGTCTGCTCG comes from the Streptomyces griseiscabiei genome and includes:
- a CDS encoding SpoIIE family protein phosphatase, producing MNARLALLSTVDPGVAESEIFRLALQHAVGELGALGGMIHLRGPMSALRLVSVTGLPPALTRPWEIIDQEGPLPPARALHQGSGVWSPLGSMAIAWPGTGLAALPVSGRDRPVGALTVLTGDRGEPTGLQWDFLRAVVDWTEDRMAQAPPPSGPAQGEPGAERLRQALKEVSVGSWDWDIRTGDLIWDEAALELYGTTPAEFTGKIENWMRIVHPDDLAPTLAAAERAIRDHGVYEAEYRVRRLDGTWGWTRARGRASYDEHGDPRRMVGVGWESNESRSARDALSRALRHMSDGFLAVDDDWRITFANLEAERTLGLSEEELFGQLLWDLPSVRETPCLETRCREAAAEERPSGFDVHVPDGDRVYHLRLVPGPDGRTIYFTDVTERRRHEEERLEAERAASERAHRIAALTAALAKATTSQDVVDAVALRVLPPFGASGLLVQAVEHGRLHNVGAVGYSPEFIDLVNHRPRTPYGPAWDAINTGAPIFISSPEEYAAYVPQHADLPARAGKRSWAFLPLTASDHTFGVCVVSFDRPRRLTDEERTLLTAISALLAQSLERARLYDLEHTRSRELQRALLPQDLPVLAACESAARYLPAGQGMDVGGDWYDVIPLSSGQVALVVGDVMGHGLSEAATMGRLRTAVHTLADLELPPDEIMSHLNDIVGSLGEDSYVTCLYALYDSTTRVCSIARAGHPPPALVLPDGTVRFPEWTADPPLGAAEPPFETVELSVPEGSLLVLYTDGLVESAKRGMDEGLADLARLLRTAHEDGTAADLERLCDTLTHGLLPPEHAAADDAAFLVARLHALTDDRMASWPLPDDPRAAGQARRHVREQLTAWGLDDLTPTTELLASELVGNVVRHAKGPVRLRLLHGAELVCEVFDGSLTMPRIRRAGDTDEGGRGLQLITALSQRWGSRYTATGKCIWTEQSLTCPDPRQGQEPPAGPPAPSLLVPDDFDGDLDALPFGDLEPDGDGGRTDGSR